From Lolium perenne isolate Kyuss_39 chromosome 5, Kyuss_2.0, whole genome shotgun sequence, a single genomic window includes:
- the LOC127304406 gene encoding uncharacterized protein: MQLQALVAGIKGQLRTSKCVVLGSPLGLSTIPPVARGLAIREAKKKAGRVREIKVSWITQESQRGTLPLPARNLPISHVPAAAAPPHALIFFLTRSGWFLTSSTTTPSSKASARGGSRRKHLNLGGSTTRATAAGAALEAWEMSPCRPSPPTSDERSRCRCRQVQDKSGRLQQTPTHGISQYWAVDGYCSSPQGAHNCDRGLSWRPRRIPAATYRYSMVVQISLWEDKKRYYTTVLATNEVYGGLFAGRQQVKRPMRDRENKNSCD; this comes from the exons ATGCAATTGCAAGCATTGGTAGCGGGTATAAAGGGCCAATTGAGAACAAGCAAGTGCGTGGTACTAGGGAGCCCTCTGGGGCTATCCACGATACCACCTGTGGCGCGAGGGCTGGCGATCAGAGAGGCAAAAAAAAAGGCTGGACGAGTGAGGGAAATAAAGGTCAGTTGGATTACTCAAGAGAGCCAGAGAGGCACGCTTCCTCTCCCCGCACGCAACCTCCCCATCTCTCATGTCCCAGCGGCGGCGGCTCCCCCTCACgccctcatcttcttcctcacccGATCTGGATGGTTCctgacctcctccaccaccacgccttcATCTAAGGCATCAGCCCGTGGTGGAAGCAGGCGGAAGCACCTCAACCTCGGAGGATCGACGACCAGAGCGACGGCGGCCGGCGCGGCCCTGGAGGCTTGGGAGATGTCGCCATGTCGGCCCTCGCCGCCGACCAGCGACGAACGCAGCCGATGCAGATGCCGCCAAG TACAGGACAAATCAGGGCGGTTGCAGCAAACCCCGACTCATGGGATTTCGCAGTATTGGGCAGTCGATGGCTACTGCTCTTCTCCTCAAG GAGCACATAATTGTGACAGAGGACTGAGCTGGAGACCAAGACGAATCCCAGCAGCAACCTACCGTTACAGCATGGTGGTACAAATCTCTCTTTGG GAGGACAAGAAAAGATACTATACAACAGTTCTCGCGACAAATGAGGTGTACGGTGGTCTCTTTGCTGGTCGACAACAAG TGAAGAGGCCGATGCGGGACAGGGAGAACAAGAACTCCTGCGACTGA